A window of Phragmites australis chromosome 2, lpPhrAust1.1, whole genome shotgun sequence genomic DNA:
CTGTCGGAGCTGCTGGGCGGGGAGAGCGCCAGCGTGCTGGCGGCCAACCGCTACATGGGCGGCCATAGCCTGCGGGAGTTCCGGCCAGCGGTGACGGAGGCGTCGGCCAAGGTCGGCGCACGGCCGGCGGGAGCAGACCACGCGGCCGCCGCCGGGACAGGGcgggaggagaagaggaaggaggagtcCTTCGAGGATCTTTTGGTGTCCAGGATAGCGGTCGATGTGATGTGGCCTTGAGAGCGAATCATCGGTTCAGTCTAGTACTTGGGACTTGTGACAGATCAATCGTTCCTTTCTCTGTTCGTTGCGCAACAATTGAGCATGTAAATACATGAAGAATTGCTGAATGTTGCTACGTACTTTGCCCTGAAAATGTTCTTCAATCCATGGTTGAATTCTGTTCTGAAACTAGCCGGGCAGAGAGTCAGAGACCATCGTTTTCGAAGCACGGTACCGGTCGGTAGTCGGTACCATACTTGATACTACAATTGATGCATCAGCCTAAACGGCGTGACAATTTGGATGTAAGATAGCAAACGATCTGATGGTAAGACGCGCGCGAAGggcattaatttttttaaagaaccgGGCCCAATCCCAGAGCCTTTACGGAGGCTTTTTTGACAGGATGCGATGCCTAGGGTTCGAACCAGAGCGAATGCGCCCCTGCCTGACCCGAACCTGATCCAGTGTTCTTTTTCTGTCGAGCACAAATTAATCGAAGCGTATTATATATCAACTAACCAAGCATATAACCAGGCCTAGGTGGACGGGGATCCTCTGCCTACAGTATTAATGACTTTAGCCCTTTCGCGAGTCGTTGGATTGAGAATCGATCACTGAGATTCACTATAAATCACTGTAGCGCAGCACATATTTTACTTTTCAAAATACTATAGCACGGTGACCTTACCAAGTAAAGGCAGAGATCCCAGTCCGGCCTAGGTAGAGGTTTGAGGCTCAGTCAAAGTTTGAGTAAGCTCGGTAGCAATACGAACACGTTGGTCTTTCGCAGTTTAGCATGACACTTGACACCAAAAACTCGAGCTTAACTCCAGGAAGCTCGATAAGATAAGCTTACTAACATAACCAAGACAATGTAATCTTGGCTCGAGTAATCTTGAGCCTGACCGAATCGCTGAAGCTCGTCTCGTAAGGTTCAATAAGCTTCGGTACGGCTTGAGTACGAGTTCAAGCTGAGCTCGAGTAGCTTATCGAGCTCGTCTGCTGCGGCCTTTTTGATAGCCTTACTACCAGATTAATTGTCAAAAGAATTCGATTCATGCAAAGTAGCCGTGAACCAAACAGGCCGCATATCGTTAATAATGTAGGCAGACACACCAGAGTACCGAGATGAAAGATGCACACACCTAGAGGTGAAAATGGTACCAGAAATTCCTTCGACCGTATACCGTTTTCGTCTAAAGTGAAAAATGGTAATCCGTATccatttttgatatttttttaatatttcttgGCCTTATCGTTTTCAAATCcgattttaagaaaaaaattatattggaAATGGTATGAGCAGTTTCCGaccattttcatttttctaCCATTTTCACATCCTTCTCCTACTGATCCTCCAGCACCCACATATTTGAACGAATTCTCACAGTATAATCAATATCATCCTCatagttaaattatatatagGTTGTCAATTGCTTCGCATCAATGATTTATCATAAatcttttctttattatttatatGATACATGTGTCTCAAGGATAATATGATCTATTGACTATTATTTGTTGTACCTGAACTTTGATTCCTAGTTTTCCTACCCTGCTCCTGGATTGCTCTTTGGTAGGAAATGACCATAGGAAATACAAATCTACACTTGCTTTTATCTGACCCGCAATCAGCAGTTCAACACCGCTCCTAGTTTGTGTATCCAATTATCCCCTTGGAGCTCATGAGCCACTATACGGTTCTTTCTTGTGGCTATGGGGAAAAGATTTGGTGCCATCTCCTTTGGTGCCTCTCCCCGCATGCTGCAGCCATTGTGCTTTCCAGAATTTTGCTTTGTGACCATTGCCAATGTTCACCATTGTGGACGCTGCGAAAAGACGGCGATCTGTGTCATCGCACGGGAGGGAAGCGCCAAGCCAAGTAGTTCAGACTATTCAGTAACCCCGACTGATAATCTAGATATTGAGATGACTCCAGTAGTATTGTAATCTAGTTAGATGGTACGAATTCAAGCTAGTGGAAACATAAATGTCGGGAAAATTGATCATCTCGATTCGTTCCAGTAAAACAATCTCATAACACTCCGGATTCCATTGTGTGGAAGTAGCATATCGAACATTGATAAGCTACTTTAATTTATTCGCTACAAGCAAAGCATGTATGCTGCGTGTGCAAACTGACGACAGCGCAAGTTTATTGATAAGCTCAGATCTGATCCAAGAGCACCTCGGCGCTAGAAATATTGAACTCCGAAGGGGCTTTCTCAACATTGAAAGCCTTGATCTTACCATTGTCAACAAAGGCCGACCACCTAAAAATGGCGTCAAGATTTGAACAGAACATAGAAAAGAACTCTAAATCAGTTATCAAACATCGAACTGTATTGTCATTACTCATGAACACTAGAACTAAGCATATTTACACTCCTTGTATAATGGGAAAGTATACAAGCAACATCTCACCAGATGGTggataattataatttttacgTAGCCATAGAAGGTTTTCCTGCTGGCAAGGGTGTCGTTTAGGAAGTAATTCACATAAAGGGGTCCTGAGAGGCATTCACCTCAATGGAAACAAATTTGTCAAAATGACAAGGGCATTCTAACTAACCAGACAGTGTAATAAGTAACCCAAACTAAACAATATCACGCCTTATGGTCAATTGTAATATAAAGGAAGCAGTTTTAATTTTAAGGACAGTAAAGAGTTGACCAAAGTAGAGTCCATTTTACCTGTGGGAGCGGTGGCCAAGCAAAGCAGCAGAGAGATCTATCTCCAAATCCAAGCTTTTGTGGAAACTCCCATCAAAGTCACCATAGAACTCAATCTGGTATGAATACACACTAATCTCAATAAAGATTAATATAAATAGCAATTAACTGACTGAATTCAAAATCGCAAATGTTTACATGCAATAAGCTACTAAAATGATACACCTGGAGCATGTTTCTGGACCTAATTTTAAATCTAAATtgaaatcattcagcacaaccAATACAGAGAAATCCAGGCGAACTTTATGAGAAATGTGAAATGAATTTGCATTTGGTAGTTTTATAGACCAAGATGCAAGAAATACTGCAGAAGCTCTAAAAAGCACCATATTCACAGAGTCTCAGTAATTTAGGCATTTGGCATATTAGGCAGGAAAACAAGGATTACTGAAGTAGGTGGGAGTGGCATATAGCAACGATGAACATTTGTGTCATTGAGAAAAGACCAATCAGGTACCACCACTTAAAGGCAAAAGGCAGATAGTCCTATCGCATTGATAATAGCACAATAGTTGGGTACATACATTACACTTAACAATTCTCATTCTTTATTGAAATAGTAACCACATATAGATTAAAGAGTAGTTACATACTGCATCTTTAGCCTCTAGCTTTTCTGCCCATCCATTAAGAACATACGGATCGTTCACAGAGACACAGATAACAGAGTCAATCCCTTTTGCTTTCAACTTATCAATGTTGTTCTTGTAACTGGGAACATGCGCTTGTGAACAAACTCCTGTATATGCACCCTGAAATAAATTGAAAAGATAGTTGCCAACTCATATAATCAATAGATCATTCGGAGTGAGAATGGTATGGATCTAAGCAGAAGAGATATGCCTTTCTGAACAGATCTAAGCAGAAGAGATATGTCTTTCTGAACAAAACAAATGGAGAACACAGACCAAAACATAAACAATATCACCGGTGGAAATTTACAATCCCAATGGATTGTGCAGGGATTACCAAGGAATATTAACAGCAATGCAAAGAAGCTTTTAAAGAAGGATGCAATATTTCATAGTGAGTTCTAGTGGCTATAGCAAATAACACATGGATTCCATGACATTCTGTTATTAGATTATCCCCGAGTACTTCACCTGTGGCACCTTACTTCCCTAACAGATGAGTTGTGGGCACCAGAGAACAACTTCCCCATTTTGTAGAACAGAAATCGGGTATACTCTCCTCCAAAGCACAAATAATATAAGAACCATTTCAGATTTCACAGTAGTCATTAAATGATCAAACTTCCCAACTCCTACGCTAAGTTCCCCGACCTTGAAGTGCTTGAACAATCAAATTAACTGAACTTCAATACCAACCAGTGTCCTACAAATAGAATAATATCGCCAATTTCACATGCCTTGTTCGACTACTGATGAATCATAGCGCCTAGAACTAACCCCTAATCCCCAAATGAAAATCCAAGGTTCGTACACCTAACGCGGCAAATCCAGTTATCCACAGCAACAACAGCAAAGAAAGTGGATTGGaaaggggagaggaggagcgcTCACAGGCAGGCCGAAGATGACCACCTTCTTCCCCTGCAAACACAAGATACACAAAGAATTCTGGGTCAAAACAAACACACATGGACGAGGCAGCAGTGCTGGATACGGAGTAGGCAGAAACATGGGCAGGGCGGGAGGGTCGGCGTACGTAAAAGATGTCCTTGAGAGGGGTGGTGGAGAACTTGGTGGCGACGCCCTCGTCCCAGGACCGCGCTTTCTGCAGCGACACGCCGGGCGCCGCCGTGACGATGTCGGACCCCACCGACGCGAAGCCCCTCGCCACGCCCCACAGGGCCGCCGTGGCGGAGCCCCCCGCCCTCCTCGCCAGAGCCGACGCCATGGATTCCTTTTTTCCTCCTCGATTTCTcttctgctctctctctctctcgtcaaCAGTAAGGCCTCAACTGAGAGAAGGTGGGAGGTGCTGAGACTGAGAGGGCTGCCTGCCCATTGGATCAGATTGGTGTTGGATTCGccgttgagaaaaaaaaaattattttttgggCTCGGCCCACTGAGGATTCCAAGCATAATTTGCTGTTAGTAttccctaattttttttctgttaATCTGCCCAAGCCACATTTTTCTGGACAAACAGATGTGTCTACTCCCACTTAAAAAAATGCAACCGTGTTTACTCTTGTACTTGATTGCGTTGttattattaatataaataagaGAGGTTTctcaacaacaaaaaagatgCAGCGAGTCTCTAACCTCCAAGAGAGAACCTACTGAGGCGCTGGTTCTGACAGCGTGTTATTGAGCCTTTAGACGGCAAAAGAGCGTCGATGTCGATGAACTATCACAAGCCCGGAAACCAAGCTGCTCCAATACTGAACAAATCATGGTTTGGCAGGAGTCAAGAGGAGCCTCTGTAAGGGGCCAAAAGGAGCCAAGACAAACTATCAAAAGTTAAAATGGGAATTGGGAACCAACACATTGTTATCCGATGATACTGTGTCGAATGTACATTGGTTGTGCAAGTTTTCAGAGCACGGAAACTAGAAAAATGAACATGAAACAAAAGCAAGCCAGTCTACATTCGATATAATACGCGACATTCTGATATTTACTACATAACAGTTGCCAGAAGCATTTCTAAATGACGACGTGCGTCACCCTCCATGCAGCAACGCACCAAAACTGTCCTGAGTGACTGTCTTCCAAGCAACAAAGAATGCCAGCACATCTCAGAAATGTAGGGCCCGGTGGAGGAGATACCTTCAGGTCTGAAAATACATAGATACAATAGAATGATTTACTGAATATGCATATTCTATCTACAGAAGTTTGACACTGAAGATTTAGACTCTACTGGTTGAGTTTTCAGGCCAGCCATTTGAATTTATGTTTGCAGTTTTATCTCCAAGTCGGAACCCCTGATATTCTGTTAAGAAATTTACAAAGAACAGCTCAATGACAATAAAATAGAAAGGGTGTGGACAGGTTTCCTCATGCAAAGCGTTTTGGAGGACGCTTTTCCACTCTGGGGATACATTCAGGAGTAAAAAACAAAATGTAGAATCAGATCGTTTTACAAGTTCTATTTGATCTTATATGCACCAGAGCGAAAACAGCAGAAAACAGCTCATACATAAAGATTCCCACCAACCAAGAACTGTACCATACCAGATGTTTATGAAGAAAGAACTGACCTTTTGTACTGAAGGAGAAAAGGGATTTCTCTCTTGCTGTCAATTAAGCTTTATCTGCATTGTCGTGCTCGTCTGCAGGCTCACCTTGCTTCCGATGATGAAAATAAAGGAACTGAAGAATAATCTGTCCAAGATGGTTAAGGGGTTCTTTCCGATGGTACATTTATTCTAAATATTTAATGCAGAAGAGCACAGGGTCAGTGAACACCGATGCACAAAAACCAACAATGTATTGGATTAATTGATGCGGATGTGTGCCATGTATGCATGCAGAACTGGCCTTTTTCTTGAACAAGAAATGAGATGAAAATGACAGTCTATTGCCTCTACCAAAATCGTACGATTCGTGGATTATCATATGGTACTAATCTTTTGTCAAGTACAAGGATTAGCTATTGTATACTCACCATAGGGCCAGTCATATTCTGTTCGTCACATCCATCTGAAACATTTAGTCATATTTTTACTCGGACTAAGATTAGAAAGTAGAAACCCATGATGTTCAAAGTAGAAAAGGATACAAAAGAATCCAACAAAACACATCCTCCAGCATCTACAAGCCAAGGAAGATTTGGTCTAAGTTTTGACCAGTCCAAGCTATTTACAAGTATACTGCATTGGAAAAGAAGGAATGTGAGAACAGGGTTTCAAGATCACAACGAAAGAGAATATGATGTGCTCATTTTCTCAAGATTAAACTTCAAAAGGGCAGTGATAACTTTTTCAGACTACATACCACAGTAAGCAAGCTAATGTCTCACAAAATCACTTTGACTAGATGGCAATTTATTATATAACAGATTGAACTAAGTTAAGAAGAGTATTCCGTAGAAATTTCGTTTATTTCTTTGAAATGAAATATTCCGTGGAAATTCCGCCATGTAGCTTGGCGAGACAGCAGAAACtactgaaagaaagaaaaaaattaagaaagttGGGTACATGGGTTACCTTCCTACGTAAGTTGAATTCCCCACTAAAGCAAAGGTAAACATCAATGGATTGAGCCCCTGAATAAAATTATAAGTAAAATTAGTTAACCATCACATGGGAAAAAAGGTATTCCAACGACCTACTATAGCAGGTAACAATGCATAAAAGTACATATTTTTTACATTCTTACAGAAATGAAATGTTCACAATACGTCTCTTGGTTTTGAATATTAAGTGCACAAGTAGGTAGTCATTAGGAATTTATGGTGGTTCACTCCTACCACAAAAAGTAGGATGGGAGGGTTATCTTCTCCCCAACAACCATACGTGGGATGCAGGAAAATGTCGTGCAAGAGACTTATCATCACGATTCAAAAGAGAATGAATGCACATCAACCAGAAGTACTAACACAACTTTTCCCTGCTAGGATTAAATTGGACCATTAACTAATGGACCGTTAAACCAATGATTATTTACTTTTTCTTTACAAACATACGATCTTCTGTATAAGAAACAGTAGATGGACTACAATCCAAATGTCAAAATACTTTGGGCTGAACGTAACTACTTTGTAGTAAGACTAAATTTATTTTGCTGGCCACTATTTCACCTAATTTTATCCATATGGATTTGTATGCTTTTTAATGATCTCTATGACATGTGAACAGTTAAACCTATTGGAAGAAAACTGCCTATTTATTCACTTTATTAAAAAGTGCTAAACTACAAAAAGCATAAGAAAAGGTGGAGGTGCCTCCTGCAGTAACAGAGAATATCTATGGAGATGAAGGTAAACTTGCCTCAGCATGGCCTCTTTGCATCTGCAGTGTAGAAAATAAAGGTCAGAACATACAATGAACCATTATGCTATTATTCATGCAGAAAATTTCTTGAGCTTAACTATATATTAGtaacagaaaaaaaattcattaaaCAGATGTTATAGTAGGAATATGAGTGAACTGAATGACTACGATTTCCTGATATCGACGctttccaccttccaccacccATTCCACAAAGAAACACAGTTATAGTGA
This region includes:
- the LOC133909851 gene encoding uncharacterized protein LOC133909851 → MASIVLLLSELLGGESASVLAANRYMGGHSLREFRPAVTEASAKVGARPAGADHAAAAGTGREEKRKEESFEDLLVSRIAVDVMWP
- the LOC133899072 gene encoding peroxiredoxin-2F, mitochondrial-like, giving the protein MASALARRAGGSATAALWGVARGFASVGSDIVTAAPGVSLQKARSWDEGVATKFSTTPLKDIFYGKKVVIFGLPGAYTGVCSQAHVPSYKNNIDKLKAKGIDSVICVSVNDPYVLNGWAEKLEAKDAIEFYGDFDGSFHKSLDLEIDLSAALLGHRSHRWSAFVDNGKIKAFNVEKAPSEFNISSAEVLLDQI